In the genome of Sebastes fasciatus isolate fSebFas1 chromosome 23, fSebFas1.pri, whole genome shotgun sequence, the window gcttcagccccggcaccgacctgcttttcctgcttcagccctggaggctgaggcaggaaaagcactaggatcagcattgattcatggagagaccttcgtctggtcagctaacattactgccaagcaggtgaaatatagagtgatattgtggttttagctgaagtgtgtcgcctcactgtgttgagcgatgctcgttcatgtctatttagagcgagccaccgcgagcccgacgctgactttcattgacttaactcccacaggtgtcgctgttaacaagcaattctgaaagttacaaaaagtccctttaaagtaccaAATGTAGATgcactcattatgcagaatacatattatattatatttattgatgcattaatatgttcatcactttaattcattttaatgctgcAGCTGGTAACAGTGGAGGtaatttttatgactttatatactgctggtcgtttaatctataataatacatcatcatttattagtttatttttgtattaataatctgaatctgcaaagtaactaaagcggacagataaatgtagtggaataaaaagtactaaatttagttttagtttagttgttGCATGTTCTAAGTTTAATTCTGTCTCAAGATTCTGGAGATCCTGGACTCAGTGGGCTGTTGCATTGTGGGTCAGACGGAGACGTTGGTTCCTGCAGATCGAATCCTGTACACTCTGCGGGATGTCACCAGCACCGTGGACAGCTTACCACTAATCACTGGTTCTGAACTGGTTTTACTTATGGAGGACTGAAGCTGCCATTATaataaattcattaattaaataataataaaaagaaatgtagaaataaaacccTCAATCATCAAATAAATGGGCAAGTTAAtttgaaaataactaaatatgcacataaatagaaaaataaattaaaacattttttttatttatttgagaaATTACGttcttttatatttaattatttcacaatttattattttctgtttaaatttatttctatttatttatttccctacatatttaattgatttatctatttatttattgtactgGCAGCTTTAGTCCTTTATACagtaaaaaaagtatatttatttctgtttttatttatttccctatatatttcattcatttacatattgggtcatttattgtttatttattttgcacaaattaagactacacaaacataacaaaaaataaataatatacagtgcaggaagaggtaaaaagaatatgtatttatttttaatattttttttatttaaaatttcaCAATGTTAATTTATCAAtgttagttatttattttagggctgacaatagattaaaatatttaatcgcaattagtcgcatgattgtccatgattacattttttatctgtttaaaatgtatcttaaagggagatttgtcaagtatttaatactctagtATACCATTtgcagctttatgcaaatgtatgtatatattaattattgtaaatcaatcaacacaaaacaatgacacatattgtccgtttttatcgcgttaacttatTATAATGGCAGCTTTAGTCCTCCATATATACTAACATGACTTAAGAATACTACAGTAGCAGTACTACTGAAGCAGTTCTGCTCAGTTAAATATGAATTTAATCGTGTTTTTTGTTTCAGGCTCGATTATCTCAAAGAAAGCAGCCGAGTCTCTGAATGCTCTGGTGCTGGATGTGAAGTTTGGACAAGCTGCTCTCTACAAAGACCTGGACAGTGCTAGAAAACTAGCACAGTCATTAGTAAGTACATTAGAAGTATTTATCATATTAAGATTGGTCGATTCTGCGCAGCGGTAGACGAGCTATCCTCACATCAATTGacggattaatcgacaatgaaaataatcattagttgcagccttacaGCAGATGAATCCATGATGCAAATATTCATTACTTagctaatgatgatgatgatggtggcgTGTTATTTCAGGTGAATGCCGGGAACGGCCTGGGCATACGTACGTGCGCGGTCCTCAGCGTTATGGACGCTACGATTGGTCGATTTGTGGGTAACAGTCTGGAGGTGATCGAGTCTCTGGAGACGCTGAAGGGAAAAGGACCCGACGACCTGATGGAGCTGGTCACAACTCTGGGTAACCACATTATTTTGTACCCTGAAGTGCTCTTTAAAAGTCATAAATCTGGTGATATGTGTTATTGTGGTTTTCATGCATCGACATTAATCAAAGTTACAGGAGACGTCAAATAACAACTAAGAAATATCACTTGATGCGAGGACAGTACGGGCGGTTCAATTAGATGTAAATAAAATCAATGACGACAAACTTTTCTCCATGTGCCATCTGGACCATTTCCTGTCATCATCTACAAACATCTCCCTCAACTACAAAGATCACTAGCTCCTCCTGGTGGCCAGGTGGGCTTCTTACAGAAAACCATCTACAGGGActctcttcttcatcttctcctcctcctttttctcctcctttttcttctccttcttcttctttcgtTTAACGGTGGAGCTATGGAGGAcgtaacctgccaaaataaaaaagaattgaataaatatataaatgactcaatgaatatataaatatgtcattaaaagtagcaaaagtaatattaaacatttcatagaattttttataaaatattatacaaattttaatttgcttctttaattatttatctatgtattaatttcattatttatgctatggaggacggaacctgccaaaataaaattgcaatatagtaaaaaaaaaaatttaaaaatagtaATTGGAAAATTATAGTCAATGAAAAAAGAAGTTGAAAAGTTGTGTCACAAAagtaataatgtttttgttccAATTGTCAAGTAAAATAAACTTACTAAATATTGAGTATTGTTGCTGTTTCTGCAGGCGGCCTGTTGCTGCAGATGACTGATAAAGTGTCTGACCTACCGGAGGGCAGGAAGCAGATTTCTGACGCTGTAATTGGTGGAGCTGCTCTGTTGAAGTTCCAGGCCATGATGGAGGCGCAGGGCGTAGCCAATGAGACGGCTCGCTCGCTGTGCTCCGCCAACGCAGATTACTACCGTATCCTGAGGAAATCAAAACATCAGATGGAACTGAAGACGCCTGCAGATGGTAAACAAAtacaattatattatatattcactaacatatatattttatttacttaagtacttatATATTTCCTTACTTACCCACTTAGTAATTTACTAacagatattttatttatttttatattttatatcttaTGTACTTACTTATATTTTTACGTACTTATGCACTTTAACATTGATCAACGTTAAAGCAACTCATGAATAATCGATCAGCAATTAATCGTAAATGGAGCAAAGATTGATTCCAGCGTACACATTAAGGCCTCCCGTTCTGTGTGACCTCCTGCAGGTTTCGTCGGGGATGTCGATGGTATGACGTTAGCTGAAGTCCTTCATAAGTTGGGGGCGGGACGATCAAAGGCCGGagaacctgtcaatcacagcgtaGGAGCGGAGCTGCTGGTGTCGCTAGGTCAGAAGGTCCAGAAAGGTGAGAGGTCGATGatggcgatgatgatgatgatttcagGGAATCCAGTTAAACCCTTCAGGATGTTTGATTTCTGTGTATTTTCAGGCGCCTCCTGGCTGCGGCTCCATTATGAGGAACCGGCTCCCAGTCAAGACCAGATCAATCGACTGCAGAACGCTCTGACTCTGGGAACAcatgaaaacaaagaaacaaaaacttTAGTGAAAGAAATACTGCTGCCTAAGTAAGGcacgtttcaatactttcagtAACACATAACAACAAACCCCTGCAGATCAGTCAGATCCATCATGTAGTTTACAATACAGGGTCCTTTAACTCAAAATGCTGGAGAcaatatatctatatctttctCAATAAATATCGTGAACAGACGAACAATGTGGTGTCCGTCTCTCAGTACTATCTGgcttcctgtctgtggctctcagctccaagctcattggttcctactggagacagatatttttaaatatacaaataaagagTTTAATTTTGATTCATTCTATActcgacttttttttcgacatatactatgacttttttgacatactaatctatgactttttcttcgacaaactaaactatgactttttttccgacatactattatggcttttcttcattttttttatatactatgactttttttcgacgttctgtactatgactttttcttcaaatttttcgacatactatacgactttttttcatgaaatctttcgacatactacactgtaaCGTTTCATCATCAAATTGTTCgatatgctatactatgactttttttcattacatttttcgacatactatactatgacgttttaaaatttaattttttcgacatactatactgacgttttttcatgaaattgttcgacacgctatactatgacttttttttcattaaatttttcgtcatactatactatgacttttttttgacatactatactatgactttttttcgacatgttatactatgacgttttatcatcaaattgttcgacatattatactgtcgttttttcatgaaatttttcgacatgttatactatgacgttttatcatcaaattgttcgacatattatactatgacgttttttcatgaaatttttcgtcatactatactatgacttttttttgacatactatactatgacgttttatcatcaaattgttcgacatattatactgtcgttttttcatgaaatttttcgacatgttatactatgacgttttttcatgaaatttttcgacatgttatactatgacgttttttcatgaaatttttcgacatacaatactatgacgttttttcatgaatttttcgacatgttatactatgacgttttttcatgaaatttttcgacatacaatactatgacgttttttcatgaaatttttcgacatgctatactatgtcgttttttcatgaaatttttcgacatgctatactatgttttttcatgaaaattttcaacatgctatgctatgacgttttttcatgaaatttttcgacatgctatactttgatgttttttcatgaaatctttcgacatgctatgctatgacgttttttcatgaaatttttcgacatacaatattctgactttcatgaaatttttatTGATATTGTAAAAGTAAGTTTAATTCATCATATACAGAGTAAATATAACAGTTTTACTTGCCAGGACATTCAACCAGATAGCAGAAAATATCTGGGAATGACCCTTCGGACCATTTAGTTGAGTTATTTGTCCAGTCTTATAAGACACGGACAATAATCTACTCCAATTCTGTCTGATTTTTGTATGTAACGAGAGTCGAGTGACAACAATGACTCTATATAAGACAtggcacttttgtacataaatgtattaaattaaaaactgtGCTGTCCTTGCATATGTGGGCGGGGGAAAGGATTGTTTGCCCTAAGCCAAGCCACCAACTATGACACAACACCGACTGTCAGAAAAAGTCAGGCATTGTACTTGTAACAGTATTTCTACTACTGTGgtactgctacttttacttaagtaaaagatcagagtgcttcttccaccactgtaaataacaaaaaaagatgtttgGTTGAAATATGAGAAATGAAACTTTATTTAAACAAATCTCAAATCTGACAAAAACTGACTCCAAGCATAAAAAAGTTAATCTAACAACTCtagcaattcttttttttttatataaaaaaatacaaacagaaaaatgtcaGTACAGGAGTCTGTTAGTGGCAGAAGGGTTAGTGAGTTTctggttattttttattttaatttaacttcAGATTTGAGGAGTATTGCAGATATGAGGAGGCCTCATCTGATCCAGATAACTCAATAAACCTGCATCAGTAAACAGGCTCctgtaacacacacagctgagtcATGCTGTcattggggggtggggggggggggggggggtcagaggtcagaggtcagtggaCGACAGAGTTGAGCGGCTCGGCTCTGATGTTTCCTAAATCCAGAGTGGAGTCTGTCTCTTCGTCGATCTCCCCGATCACCGCcctgaaacacaacacacactttaTTCTTCTACCCACTACAAGAACTTTAAAATTcttacacacaaaacatatgacgagtttataaaatgtgatgttttgttatCAATAAAGTACAGATGAAATGATTAGTCaactgacagaaaattaattgcaaTCAATTTTGACGgttgaagtcatttttcatgtaaCTAAATAAACATTGTGACggtgtcactttgggctctgggtcATTGGGACgccatttctcactatttttaCAAACCAATCAATTGATtagtggagaaaataatcagcagattaatccataatgaaaataatcattagtcaataattcaaaatgagctccagcTACAAAAGTAACATCCTAACCTTACAAGatgtcacacgaaaatccatctcgtcaggcttcaagtaatgcatttgtgtaGGTGCTACTGCATGTAAGACCGAGACCCCGGTGAGACCACAGACCACAGAGTATGGAAGTAATAGGAGTGCCgtaataaagaataaatctgttaaagaataaggaaataaatgtggaaatatagaGGAATTCATAATAGAAtatttaagtaaataaaaaatgtgtaaatatcaagagaactaaaataaaataaaaaatgtgttaatataaataaataaaacacatatgtaaataaaacattttataaatataaagataaatactgtaaataaaagaatgaataaataaaaaagaaagaaatataaaaagaaataaaataagactaaaaaagaataattagaagcattttcactttcacatttatttgatgatttatttctatatatatttatgaattttgtaaaatatacatattttcatttattttttacatgtataacttttttctgtatattttaaattatgtttttatataatgaTATTTATCCATTTTTATCCCTTTATTTTTCCTTCATTCTTTTCCTTATTGCTTTTGCAATTCCTGCACACATGAACCGATGCTTTGAGAAGCCGGAGAACGCCAggagcgaatttcttcaaatttggcacaaacatccacttggactccaGGATGAAGCATGGATGCGTGTAAGGGAAGTGTGTGCCATACGGGACGGACATACGGACAACCACCTGATATACCGAAGTTaacctttaagtaaaggatctgagtacttcctgCCTGATGTTATATGTTCAATATTTTacagaccttttcaaactttgcATAAACATTCTCAATGGGCCCCTttctatttcctgttgcaacgtttgttagctgacaggaagtaaacttggaccaaaagctgttgccatagcaacagaACGACAATGAAAAGGTCTACAACATTGTTCTTTCTGTCTGATAATGGATTAATGCTTATTAAGAGGTGAAAGGTGACTCACACGTTGTCTCCTCTGACGATGTAGAGTCCCAGCACCACCTGCTCCACCCCCTGACTGGAGCTGAACACCCGCTCGTGACTCTCATCCAGGATCAGGTTGATGGTCTGATCGAAGCCC includes:
- the tymp gene encoding thymidine phosphorylase; this translates as MSSIPDLIKKKRDGGELSDEDIKTFVHAVTNKTIQDCQTGAMLMAIWQKGMVDMETKNLTREMMSSGEVMSWPKEWSGLMVDKHSTGGVGDKVSLVLAPALAACGYKVPMISGRGLAHTGGTLDKLESIPGFNIQQSAAQILEILDSVGCCIVGQTETLVPADRILYTLRDVTSTVDSLPLITGSIISKKAAESLNALVLDVKFGQAALYKDLDSARKLAQSLVNAGNGLGIRTCAVLSVMDATIGRFVGNSLEVIESLETLKGKGPDDLMELVTTLGGLLLQMTDKVSDLPEGRKQISDAVIGGAALLKFQAMMEAQGVANETARSLCSANADYYRILRKSKHQMELKTPADGFVGDVDGMTLAEVLHKLGAGRSKAGEPVNHSVGAELLVSLGQKVQKGASWLRLHYEEPAPSQDQINRLQNALTLGTHENKETKTLVKEILLPK
- the lsm8 gene encoding LSM8 homolog, U6 small nuclear RNA associated, which translates into the protein MSTALESYINRTVAIITSDGRMIVGTLKGFDQTINLILDESHERVFSSSQGVEQVVLGLYIVRGDNVAVIGEIDEETDSTLDLGNIRAEPLNSVVH